A window from Drosophila nasuta strain 15112-1781.00 chromosome 3, ASM2355853v1, whole genome shotgun sequence encodes these proteins:
- the LOC132790128 gene encoding probable enoyl-CoA hydratase, mitochondrial, whose protein sequence is MANIAKLFTVRTQTLLQAAARQPQVATRFSSTGSNWEFIKTEVTGEKKNVAVITLNRPKALNALCNGLMKELSTALKAYGKDANISAIVLTGSEKAFAAGADIKEMAPNTYSQCIQGNFLNDWTEVARTQKPIIAAVNGYALGGGCELAMMCDIIYAGDKAKFGQPEIALGTIPGAGGTQRLTRVVGKSKAMEMCLTGNMINAQEAEKVGLVSKVIPADQLLGEAVKLGEKIGTHSNLIVQLCKEAVNTAYETTLQEGLKFERRTFHATFSTADRKEGMQAFVEKRPAKFTSE, encoded by the exons ATGGCCAACattgcaaaacttttcacTGTCCGTACACAGACTTTGCTCCAAGCTGCCGCCCGTCAGCCCCAAGTGGCCACTCGGTTCAGCAGCA CTGGCAGCAACTGGGAATTCATCAAGACCGAAGTCACCGGAGAGAAGAAAAATGTGGCTGTTATCACCCTGAACCGTCCCAAGGCATTGAATGCCCTCTGCAATGGCCTCATGAAGGAACTGTCAACAGCCCTGAAGGCTTATGGCAAGGATGCTAACATTTCCGCAATTGTCTTGACTGGCAGCGAGAAAGCCTTTGCCGCTGGCGCAGACATCAAAGAGATGGCTCCCAACACATACTCACAGTGCATTCAGGGTAACTTCCTCAATGACTGGACAGAGGTGGCACGCACCCAGAAACCCATAATTGCGGCTGTTAATGGTTATGCTCTCGGAGGTGGGTGCGAGTTGGCCATGATGTGCGACATAATCTATGCTGGTGATAAGGCCAAGTTTGGCCAGCCAGAGATTGCATTGGGCACGATTCCCGGAGCTGGTGGCACCCAGCGCCTAACCCGAGTTGTGGGCAAGTCCAAGGCCATGGAAATGTGCCTCACTGGTAACATGATCAATGCCCAGGAGGCAGAAAAAGTTGGCTTGGTCAGCAAGGTGATTCCTGCCGATCAACTGCTCGGCGAGGCTGTCAAACTTGGAGAGAAGATCGGAACCCACTCAAACCTGATTGTGCAATTGTGCAAGGAGGCTGTTAACACTGCTTATGAGACCACATTGCAGGAAGGTTTGAAGTTCGAGCGCCGCACTTTCCATGCAACCTTCTCCACG GCTGATCGCAAGGAGGGCATGCAAGCTTTTGTGGAGAAACGCCCAGCAAAGTTCACAAGCGAATAA
- the LOC132790129 gene encoding probable enoyl-CoA hydratase, mitochondrial — protein MIINTNKSWEFIKTEVTGEKKNVAVITLNRPKALNALCNGLMKELSTALKAYGKDANMSAIVLTGSEKAFAAGADIKEMAPNTYSQCIQGNFLNDWTEVARTQKPIIAAVNGYALGGGCELAMMCDIIYAGDKAKFGQPEIALGTIPGAGGTQRLTRVVGKSKAMEMCLTGNMINAQEAEKVGLVSKVIPPDQLLVEAVKLGEKIGTHSNLIVQLCKEAVNTAFETTLEEGLKYERRFNHATFSTIDCKEGVKAFIEKRPAKFINE, from the exons ATGATTATAAACA CTAACAAAAGCTGGGAATTTATCAAGACCGAAGTGACCGGAGAGAAGAAAAATGTGGCTGTTATCACCCTGAACCGTCCCAAGGCATTGAATGCCCTCTGCAATGGCCTCATGAAGGAACTGTCAACAGCCCTGAAGGCTTATGGCAAGGATGCTAACATGTCCGCAATTGTCTTGACTGGCAGCGAGAAAGCCTTTGCCGCTGGCGCAGACATCAAAGAGATGGCTCCCAACACATACTCACAGTGCATTCAGGGTAACTTCCTCAATGACTGGACAGAAGTGGCACGCACCCAGAAACCCATAATTGCGGCTGTTAATGGTTATGCTCTCGGAGGTGGGTGCGAGCTGGCCATGATGTGCGACATCATCTATGCTGGTGATAAGGCCAAATTTGGGCAACCAGAGATTGCATTAGGCACGATTCCCGGAGCTGGTGGCACGCAGCGCCTAACCCGGGTTGTGGGCAAATCCAAAGCCATGGAAATGTGCCTCACTGGTAACATGATCAATGCCCAAGAGGCAGAGAAGGTTGGCCTGGTCAGCAAGGTGATTCCACCTGATCAACTGCTTGTCGAGGCTGTCAAACTGGGAGAGAAGATCggaactcactcgaacctgATTGTGCAATTGTGTAAGGAGGCTGTGAACACCGCTTTTGAGACTACGCTAGAGGAGGGCTTAAAGTATGAACGCCGTTTCAACCATGCCACTTTCTCAACG ATCGATTGCAAGGAGGGTGTAAAAGCGTTTATCGAAAAACGTCCAGCCAAGTTCATCAACGAATAG
- the LOC132790130 gene encoding synaptogyrin, protein MDVLNQILNINAGGAYGGGKAGGAFDPVTFAMKPQVVIRALCWLFSIVVFGCISSEGWVEKDGKEYCLYNNDGMACKFGNTIGVFGFLASMGFIGGEFLFERMSSVKSRKRYVMADMGFSAAWAFFYFIAFFYLWSQWSSAPMPPYGIGAGSMKTAIVFCFFNIFSWALCAFMAYKRFLIGAGDEFTSAFETDPANVVHQQAYSYSMDNDNEQYSASPFGQPQQGMEQQQPGMEYQQPTY, encoded by the exons ATGGATGTACTCAATCAAATTCTCAACATTAATGCTGGTGGCGCCTATGGCGGAGGCAAGGCAGGTGGCGCCTTCGACCCCGTCACATTTGCCATGAAACCTCAAGTTGTCATACGTGCCCTCTGCTGG CTCTTTTCCATCGTCGTATTTGGCTGCATATCCTCCGAGGGTTGGGTGGAAAAGGATGGCAAAGAGTATTGCCTATACAACAACGATGGCATGGCCTGTAAATTTGGCAATACAATTGGCGTTTTCGGCTTTCTCGCCTCAATGGGCTTTATTGGAGGCGAGTTTCTGTTCGAGCGCATGTCATCGGTGAAGAGCAGAAAGCGTTACGTCATGGCGGATATGGGATTCTCTG ctgcttggGCATTTTTCTACTTCATCGCGTTCTTCTATTTGTGGTCCCAGTGGAGCTCAGCTCCCATGCCACCCTATGGCATTGGAGCCGGAAGCATGAAGACAGCTATTGTCTTTTGCTTCTTCAACATCTTCAGCTGG GCCTTGTGTGCATTTATGGCTTACAAACGTTTTCTGATTGGCGCTGGTGATGAGTTCACCTCGGCCTTTGAGACTGATCCGGCCAATGTTGTGCATCAACAGGCATATAGCTACTCCATGGACAATGATAATGAGCAGTATAGCGCCTCACCATTTGGCCAGCCCCAGCAGG GCatggagcaacaacagcctGGCATGGAGTATCAGCAACCCACCTACTAA